The following proteins are encoded in a genomic region of Nicotiana sylvestris chromosome 4, ASM39365v2, whole genome shotgun sequence:
- the LOC138889755 gene encoding uncharacterized protein: MSKIQPRGRFKKMKKRDNMNFFHTRYTSHGKVCSFIIDHGSHINIVSEEMVTKLSLPTKLHLYPYIIEVEGDDGIEVTRQCLVTFSIGKIYKDQIWYDIVKMDTCNLLLERPSIYDRCAKYDEDLSTYSFTKDEHNIILVPLNPEEIAKNLKPKNDSFVTKLQTIDLTNKEMSLNVCITVEEHKEEEHALDPQVEDLPLKFDDDMLEHPICELNFSPNRDAQHNIDLIVDSILPNEATYCINPEVREILQIRDEGLLKRSP, from the coding sequence ATGTCTAAGATTCAACCAAGAGGAAGAttcaagaagatgaagaaacgAGACAACATGAATTTTTTTCACACTAGATATACCTCCCATGGAAAAGTTTGTTCATTTATCATTGATCATGGGAGTCATATAAATATCGTTTCTGAAGAGATGGTTACTAAACTTAGTTTGCCAACTAAACTTCATCTATATCCGTACATCATCGAAGTTGAAGGTGATGATGGTATAGAGGTAACTCGTCAATGCCTAGTCACTTTTTCTATTGGCAAGATCTATAAAGACCAAATTTGGTATGACATAGTAAAAATGGATACTTGTAACTTATTACTTGAAAGACCATCGATTTATGATAGGTGTGCTAAATATGATGAAGACCTTAGCACCTATTCTTTTACAAAGGATGAACATAATATTATTTTAGTACCATTGAATCCCGAAGAAATTGCTAAAAATCTGAAGCCCAAGAATGACTCTTTTGTGACTAAATTACAAACAATTGACCTAACCAATAAAGAAATGTCTTTAAATGTTTGTATTACTGTGGAGGAGCACAAAGAGGAGGAGCATGCTCTAGATCCACAAGTTGAGGATTTACCTCTGAAGTTTGATGATGATATGTTGGAGCATCCCATATGTGAGCTTAACTTTTCACCTAATAGAGATGCTCAACATAATATtgatttgattgttgattctatcCTTCCAAACGAGGCAACATATTGCATTAATCCAGAAGTCCGCGAAATTTTGCAAATACGAGACGAAGGGTTGCTTAAAAGGAGTCCATAA